In Cicer arietinum cultivar CDC Frontier isolate Library 1 chromosome 1, Cicar.CDCFrontier_v2.0, whole genome shotgun sequence, one DNA window encodes the following:
- the LOC101506452 gene encoding probable F-box protein At4g22030, giving the protein MVSLQFSPANLSSLRTTNAAIHLPKLLRLPNFSIPQLPKTKLLLQELDRSIEKQNTNNVVFTTQSNEDLYTRNNKNSNAIIKLYAVLEAVCDRVEMHKNIGEQRNNWNTLLLNSINMITLTATTIAGVAAATTACSDSSLLALKLSSALLFSAATGLLIVMNKIQPSQLTEEQRNATRLFKQLQKQIQTTIALGNCTEEDVKSAMEKVFALDKAYPLPLLGAMLEKYPAKFQPAVWWPLRKNKSLKGKRLSKKMNGWSEELEMEMREVVEVIKRKDSEDYERLGNIALKVNKSLAIAGPLLTGIAAIGSTFIGHGSLVALVPLLAGSLASAVNTFEHGGQVGMVFEMYRSSAGFFNLVETSIESSLGEKDLEKRENGELFEMKMALQLGRSVSELRELASKSASCRMEGVDIDEFASKLF; this is encoded by the coding sequence ATGGTTTCTTTACAATTCTCACCAGCTAATTTATCTTCTTTGAGGACAACTAACGCTGCTATTCATCTCCCAAAACTGCTACGTCTCCCTAATTTCTCAATTCCACAACTACCAAAAACTAAACTACTTCTTCAGGAACTTGATAGATCCATTGAAAAACAGAACACTAATAACGTTGTCTTCACAACACAATCAAATGAGGATTTGTATACACGCAATAACAAAAACTCAAATGCTATTATTAAACTCTATGCAGTTTTGGAAGCTGTATGTGACAGAGTTGAAATGCACAAAAACATTGGTGAACAACGTAATAATTGGAACACTCTTCTTTTAAATTCCATCAACATGATTACTCTAACTGCTACAACTATAGCTGGTGTTGCTGCTGCTACCACTGCTTGTTCTGATTCATCACTTTTAGCTTTGAAGTTATCTTCTGCTCTTTTATTCTCTGCAGCTACTGGTTTATTAATTGTTATGAACAAAATTCAACCCTCTCAACTCACCGAAGAACAACGAAACGCTACCAGATTGTTTAAACAGCTTCAGAAACAAATACAAACTACAATAGCTCTTGGAAATTGTACAGAAGAAGATGTGAAGAGTGCAATGGAGAAAGTTTTTGCACTTGACAAAGCATATCCACTTCCTTTATTAGGAGCAATGCTTGAAAAATACCCTGCAAAATTTCAACCTGCTGTTTGGTGGCCTTtgagaaaaaacaaaagtttGAAAGGAAAAAGACTAAGCAAGAAAATGAATGGATGGAGTGAAGAATTAGAAATGGAAATGAGGGAAGTTGTTGAAGTTATTAAGAGAAAAGATAGTGAGGATTATGAGAGGCTTGGAAACATAGCATTGAAAGTAAACAAGAGTTTGGCAATAGCAGGACCTTTACTTACTGGCATTGCAGCTATTGGATCTACATTTATAGGACATGGCTCTTTGGTTGCTTTGGTTCCTCTTTTGGCTGGTTCTTTGGCTTCTGCTGTTAATACTTTTGAGCATGGTGGACAAGTTGGCATGGTTTTTGAAATGTATAGAAGTTCTGCTGGATTCTTTAATTTGGTTGAAACATCAATTGAATCAAGTTTAGGTGAGAAAGAtttagaaaaaagagaaaatggaGAGTTGTTTGAAATGAAGATGGCTTTGCAGTTGGGGAGAAGTGTATCTGAACTGAGAGAACTTGCATCAAAATCAGCTTCTTGTCGCATGGAAGGTGTTGATATTGATGAATTTGCCAGCAAGCTCTTCTGA
- the LOC101506777 gene encoding peroxisomal membrane protein PMP22, translated as MGSVAKNGLNNYIKQLQQHPLRTKAITAGVLSGISDIVSQKLTGIRKLQFKRLLLKVILGAAYLGPSGHFFHILLEKIFKGKKDSKTVAKKVLIEQLTSSPLNNLLFMIYYGLVIEGRPWVHVKANVKKGYPSVQYASWTFWPVVGWINYKFMPLHFRVVFHSLIAFCWGIFLNLRARSMALTKA; from the exons ATGGGTTCAGTAGCAAAGAATGGACTCAACAATTACATCAAACAGCTTCAGCAACACCCTCTCAGAACCAAG GCAATTACTGCAGGGGTGTTGTCAGGGATCAGTGATATAGTGTCTCAGAAGCTTACAGGTATACGGAAGCTTCAATTTAAAAGACTTCTTCTCAAAGTG ATTCTTGGAGCCGCTTATCTTGGACCCTCTGGACATTTCTTTCATATATTACTAGAAAAGATTTTCAAAGGAAAGAAAGATTCAAAAACTGTGGCCAAGAAG GTTCTGATTGAACAATTGACATCTTCTCCTTTGAACAATTTGCTTTTCATGATTTACTATGGATTAGTTATTGAAG GCCGACCTTGGGTGCATGTGAAAGCTAATGTGAAGAAGGGTTATCCATCAGTACAATACGCATCATGGACG TTCTGGCCTGTTGTTGGGTGGATAAATTACAAATTCATGCCTCTTCATTTCCGTGTTGTTTTCCACAGCTTAATAGCATTTTGCTG